In Methanofollis aquaemaris, the genomic window CATAGTCTCGTCATCCTCTCCCCGCACCCGAACCTCACAGCGGCCGACCGGATCGTCCGCGAGGTGCCTGAAGTGCAGGGGGTTGTCCGGACAGGCGCGACCGTCCCGGGTGTCGGACCCGATGGAGCCCTCGCCTCCCACACCCTGCTGGCAGGCTGCGACGTCCAGGCAAACATCTTCCCGACATCTTTCGGAGACCTTGTGGTGTACAAGGAACTCTCGTGTCTCCACCTCGAGTTCCCGCTCCCTGCCAATCCGAAGATCCGCGCCGTCGAACGGGCATTACGACGCGAGAAGCCGAGCGTCTTTGTCGATGCCTGTTGCGGGGCCGGCACCCTCGGCCTCGCCGCCGCGCTCGCGGGAACCCCCGAAGTCGTCTTCAACGACGCCTACGGCCCGGCGACCTTCTGGACGGCGGTCAACCTCATGGTAAACCGCAAAGCACTGCTCATCGATGAGGTCATCCTCCATTCCGAACGTAGCGACCTTCCTGCAGTCAGCAGTGAGCCAATCCTCGTTGCCGAAGGCCTCGGAGAACAACACATCGCCGTTTACCTGGGTGACTTCAATCGCCTCCCGGCCGCCTTCCCACCGGCTTCCCGGAGCCTTACCGCGCTTGACATCTTTGGAAAAGAGGAAAACCAGGCCTGCGCGGCCGCGCTCGATCGGTGGAAGAATGCCGGGGGAGGGAAGGCATTTATCCCGTGAGCCATAGTATATATGGGGACTAGCCTGGGTGGTTAGGCGTCACCTGTAAGCCGAAAACGCCGATACGCGGCGGGCGAAGTCCGAGGAAGGCCTTGGCGATCTGTAGGCGCCCTGTGCTTCCCGACTGAGAAGCCTTGTCCCATGAGGTCGATGGCCAGGGATCGATGCTCCGTAGGGAGCGGAGACCTGTTGTCGCGGAAACCGGTCCAGGCCCGGAAGGGAGCAGACTTACCGTGAACATACGGCGCCCATGGGAGTGCGGGGTGGAGAAGGGGAGCCCCGGCAAGTGCAGGCACGCATTGTCGACCAAGGACACGTCCCCAACTATTGATTTCTATGGCAAAAGTCACGATCATCGGAGCCACCGGGAGACTGGGCTCTTTTGCATCCCATCCCATCGCCGGGATCCCGCGTGTGGACGAGGTTCTCCTTATGGGAAGACCGGGCAGAGAAAACCTGCTTGCCGGACTTGCTCACGACCTCACCGACTCGTGTGCTGCCAGAGGGATCTGGACTGAAATCTCTTCAAGCACCAGAGAAGAGGACTGCGCCGACTCAGATATCATCGTGATCACCGCAGGTGCTCCGCGGCACGAAGGGCAGGACCGTATCGATCTCGCCCTCGCAAATGCCAGGATCATCAGACCTATCGCGGAGTCGGTCGGACGCCACGCCCCGAACGCTATCGTCATGATGGTTACGAACCCGGTCGACGTGATGACCGCGGTCGCCCTCCGATACTCGGGGATGGAGCCAAAACAGGTCTTCGGCCTGGGTACCCATCTCGACTCGATGCGACTCAAGGCGCTCATCGCCGATTACTTCCATGTCCATGTGAGCGAGGTCCACACCAGGATCATCGGCGAACATGGGGAGAGCATGGTCCCGCTCTGGTCGGCAACGACGATCGGCGGCATCAGGATCTCGAACCTGCCGGCATTTTCGGGCCTGCCGATGGACGAGATGATGCAGCGGGTCAAGAGCAGCGGGAGTTTTATTATCAAGAACAACGGGGCTACTATTTACGGCCCTGGCGACGCAATCGCCACCCTCGTCGAGACGATTCTGGGCAACGAGAACCGGATCCTCACGGTCTCCAGTTACATCAAGAGCGAAGTCCACAATGTCGGCGACGCCTGTATCGGGGTGCCGGCGCGGGTCAACCGCAGGGGTGTCTTTCCGGTACCGATCCGGATCGAGGAGAGCGAACTCGATGCCTTCCGCAGTTCTGTCGGAAAGATCCGGGCAATCACCGGAGAAATTCTGGAAAAATTGGAATAATTTTAGATCATCCGGTTGACATCGGTGATCTCGGCGCTCGCGATGCCTTCGACACCGGCGAGCTCGGACTCAAGCGCGTCAGTCGCACCTTCTTCGTCCTCGATGACCGCGGCGACCTTCAGTGCCGAGAGACCAAAACCGATCGGCTCCTCCTGAATGTCGTCAACGCCCGGTGCTGCAGCCCTGACCGCTTCTTTCAACGCCTCGATCGGAATTTCGGCTGATTCGGGCATCAGTTTCAGAATGACTGCCACTTTTCCCATATTCTTCACGGCCCCTGGAACCCGCACTTGGTACAGGTGTATCCGATGCTCTGTTCCCTGCACTGCGGGCAGCGCCTGATCTCATTCCCACATTTCGGACACGCAAACTTGGTTGCTCCGCCTTCCGCGAGCGGGGCATTACATGAGGTGCATTTCTCCATAGCCATAGAAAATCCCCAACAAAGAGTTATTGATCTTTGCACCTAGCGACAATTAAATGCTTGGATGGACGCGGGTGCAGACCACCCGCTCTTCTCTGAGGAGCGCAGCAAGGCGGCCTGCTGAACGCCCGTTGACTATTTTAGCCCAGATATGATGCTCAAAGAGATACGAAAGGAGGGAAAGGTCGACCTCCTCACAGGCATAGGGCTCAAAAACTTCCGAGACAAATGTGCCGTCTTTCGTAAGCCCATCAACCGATTTAACCATTACAAGAGGGATTCCGAGTTCGCCGGCGACCCAGGCGGCGATGGTGTCGGAGGTGATCTCCCAGGAGTGGGGGAGAGGGTCGCGGGCTCGCATGAGGGTGTACGGAAGAAGAACTGAAGGACGGTCAGGGACTACCAGGTCTCCGGTCGGGTGCAGCCCGAATGAAGAGAGGTACCACCCATAGGCCTCCATCGCTGAGATGGCCATCCAGTGGGCCGGGGTGGATGGGGGATCGAGGGCGCGGACGGCGTCGGCGAACCCTCCACCCCCGGGAACGATCAGGGCAGGCCGGCCTGCGTCGATGATCTCGTCGACGACCGCGCCGGCACGGTCCATCAGGCTCCCTCCGATCTTGACGACGACCGCCGTTTCCATAGGATCAAGGTGGGTGAGAGGGATATAAAAAGCAGGGCGGGCCACAGAGATCCATGCTGCGGCGCGCCCCCCTCTGCCTGCTCATCGCCTTAACACTCCTCGCCGCGCCGGTGGCGGCTGTCCAGATCGTCGAGTTCTGTCCCGACCCCTACCGCGCCGGAGAGCCGGACGAGTATTTTGTCCTTGAAGCGGAGGGAAGTCTCGATGGTGTCGCCGTCACCGACGGCGAAGGGACGCTCAAGTTTCCGCCGAACTCAATGGCTACAGGCCAGGTGACAGTAGCCAGAGAGGCGACCGGATTCCTCCGGACCCATGGCCGTCTCCCCGACTATGAGATCCTGGACACCGACCCCACCGTCTCCGGGGTGCTCGGGGGGGGGCGGTTCAGGCTGGCCAACAAAGAGGACAGCATCGCTCTTCTCATTGACGGGGCCACCGTCCAGGAGGTCGAATGGCCCGAGGATGTCGAGGCCAGGGAAGGGCAGGTCCACTTCCTCGAGGGTGGCGTCTGGGATCCCCACCCCCGACTCCTGGGCCAGTCGCGCTTTTTTCCCGAGACCTTCGAGAACGCCACCGTCACCCTCTTCGTCTCCCCTGATTGCTCGTACGAGGTCTTTGAGAGTGCTCTCGGTACGGCGAAGAAAAGGGTCGAGGTCAATGTCTATGAGTTCACCCATCCCGGGATCGCAGCGATGCTTGCAGAGGCCGGAGACCGGGGTGTCGAGGTCTCGGTCCTTCTGGAGGGTGGGCCGGTCGGTGGGATCTCCCCCGAGGAAGAGGCGGTCGCGGCGACACTCACCGCCCACGGGGCCGAGGTCAGGATGATGACCTCGACCCCTGAGGCCCATGCGAAGTACCGTTTCGACCATGCCAAGTACTTCGTCGTCGACAACGAGAGTGTCCTGATCACCTCGGAGAATTTCAAACCAAGTGGGATCCCTGAACCCGGTATGAGAGGAAACCGGGGTTGGGGCGCGTGGGTGGAGGACACGAGGGTCGCGAGATATTTTGCGACCGTCTACAGGTGGGACACCAGAGGCGGCGACATTGCCGCCGCGCCCACCGGCGGGAGGCCCGGAGAGGACGGCGGTTATGAAGAGTATGACCCGGCCTTCTCCCCTCTGACCGTCAGGGGGGCGCGGGTGACACCGATCCTCGCCCCGGAAACAAGTTCTATGGTCGTCAATCTCATTGCCGAAGCAGATGAACAGGTTCTCATCGAGCAGGCATCCATCAGAAACAGCACTGCGGGTGGACCAAACCGGTTCCTGGCCGCGGCGATCGATGCCGCCAGGCGGGGGGTCGAGGTGCGGGTGCTCCTTGACGCTGCCTGGTTCAATGTCGAGGGCGCAAAGGACAACGATGAGATGGTGACCTGGATCAACGAGGTCGCCAGGACAGAGAAACTCCCACTTGAGGCGAGGTGCATCGACCTGGACGCCGCCGGACTTGTCAAGGTCCACACCAAGGGCGTGATCGTCGACAACAGCAGCGTGCTCATCTCAAGTATCAACTGGAACGACAACTCGGCAGATTTCAACCGGGAGGCCGGCGTCATCATCGAACATCCGGAGGCCGCTGGATATTTTGTCGCTGCCTTCGAAGCCGACTGGGAGGCAGGGGGACAAACTCTGAATGAGACCTACGATAGCAGACTCATATGGGCAGCCGGTATCGTCTTCGTCTTCTTTATCCTCTACCTGTTGAGGAGGAAAAGGCGTTAATCAGCCTGTTCGGATCCTGAGAAAAAGAGAGTTCTTTGCGTTCAGATCGCCTCAGCAACTTCCTGAGGCCTGCACTCGTAGATGATCTGGCGTGCGTCCTTGAAGTTGAACTTCTCGATGATGAGATTGTTCTCCTTCAGCCTCTTCAGGGCATATCTGACCGTCCGCGGAGCAAGACTCGAGTTCCTGACGAGATCTTTGTGCGTCATCGCACCACCGTCCTCAAGGATCAGAAGTACCTTCCTCGAGGAGGGAGGGAGGGAGGTTTGGTGCATACACTATAGTTAACAACGTTAACATAAGAAGGTATCGGGCACATATATAAAAGATCACAATATATTTACTATGCTTGATCTCCCCGAAAAACGCGCCCTCATCATCCTGATCGGAATATCGACCCTTCTTCTTCTTGTTCATGCGGGTCTCGATCATGTGGGGAGCGCGGCCTTTGCCACGCCCTGGAGCCCTGATGTAGAGGACGGCACCTTCGTCCTCCTCCGCGGCGAGGTGGGAAATGTGCGCGCCCTGAGTGGCGGTCACCTCCTCGCAGAGGTGAACGGGACACGGGTTTTCCTGCCTGCCGGAGTCGCGGCCAGGGTGGAGGTCAAAGAAGGAACTTTTGTGCAGGTCGCGGGAACAGTCCAGACCTATCAGGGGAAAAAAGAAGTGGTGGTCAGGTCGGCCTCTGACCTCACCCTCATTTGATCGGCATCGTCGCCCAGTCGGGGAGGGCCGGGGTGAAGCCGAGGGCCCACATCACGACGGTGAAGATGAAGAAGGTCCAGAGTCCGACCCCGATGAAGTTGAGCACCCAGCCCGAGCGCATCAGGTCCTTCATGTCGATGTACCCCGAGGCATAGGCGACGGCGTTCGGCGGTGTGGCAACCGGGAGCATGAAGGCCATCGAGGTACAGACGGCCACGGTGAGCATCAACATGTAGGGGTGGATCCCCATCGAGACCGAGGTGACCGCCATGATCGGCATCATCAGGGAGGCCATCGCCGTGTTGGAGGTCACCTCGGTGAGGAGCGAGACAGCGATCCCGACGATCAGGACAAGCAGGACAATGGGCAGTCCACCGAACATGGCGAGTTGTTCGACGATCACGTTCGCAAGTCCGCTCTTGATGAAGGCGACCGAGAGACAGATCCCGCCGCCGAAGAGGATAAGAATCCCCCAGGGGATCTTCACCGCCCATTCCCAGTCCATCGTGTAGATTCCCTTCTTGCGGTCCACCGGGAGGAGGAAGAGGAGGAGGGCGCCGGCAATCGCTATAGTCGAGTCGTGGATGCCCGGGAAGATCATGTCCAGACCCGGGATCGTGAAGTCGCCGAGGTACTTGGTCTTCGCAAAGATCCAGGCAAGGGCCGTGAGGACAAAGACCATCAGGGTCCACCGCTCGCCGCGGCTCATACGGCCGAGGTCCTCCATCTGGTGGTCGATGATATCCTCGGCATGGGCTACTTTTGTGGGAAGGTGGCGGTATGAGCCATAGGTGAGCCAGAACCAGGTGAGCGGGATGAAGATCATGACCAGCGGGACGCCAAACTTCATCCACGAGAAGAAGTCGATCGCCGGGGCAGCCGGGAAGAGTGCCTTCATCTGGGCGGCGAAGATCCCGTTGGGCGGGGTGCCGATGAGGGTGGCGATCCCGCCGATGTTCGCCGCATAGGCGATGGAAATAACGATAGCCTCAGAGAAATCCCGCTGCTGCGGGGTCATGTCTTTGAGAAGGGTGCTGGCATTGGGGATGATGGTGGTGATGATCGCGATCGCGATCGGGATCATCATCATCGCCGTAGCGGTGTTGGATATCCACATCGAGAGGAAGGCGGTCGCAATCATGAACCCGAGGATCAGTCGTCTCGGACTCGTTCCAACCACTTTTATGATGTTGAGGGCGATTCTGCGGTGGAGACCCCATCGCTGCATCGACATGGCGATGATGAAGCCGCCCATAAAGAGGAAGATAACTTTGTCGGCATAGGGTGCCGTCGCCTCCGTCGGTGTCAGGACACCGAGGGCAGGGAAGAGCACCACAGGTAGGAGGGCGGTTGCCTCAAGGGGAACGGCTTCGGTGATCCACCAGATGATCATCAGAAGCGTGACGGCGGCGACATATCTCGCCGACGTCGGGAGCACGGTCTGGTCGATGGGGGCAAAAACGAGTGCCAAAAACACAAGCACCCCAAGGACTCTCCCTACCGTTTTTTTCATCGGATTGAAAGATTGGAATTGGTAATATTTCTAATATTCTCTTTGGATGCAGAAACGGACACATTATCCATTAATCTCCGATTTTAAGATAAATTTCTGATTTTTCAAGTATATAAACCGATATCTCGCCCAAAAATAATATCCCCATATCTTCGGGACTGCGGCAAATAACCTGATCAGAGGCGTTTTTCTGGATCTGATCGAAAAAAATGAGTTCAGATGTCCAGAGAGTTCTACAGATGTCCAAAAAAAGTGAAATCACCGCAGGAACGGGTCAGAGTTACTTACCCCCTTCTGCAGCCTCAATACCTTCACTTTGGTCACCTGAAAGGTTCAAATCAAGGAATGGCCCCCTTGATGGCAGGGAAAGATCCAATTCTGGAGTTATATCAAGCAGAACCCTGACGCGCTCTGTCGTGCACCCGAGGAGGTGGCCGCCACCGTTCCGGTCATCGGAAAGAAAATGGAGATGAAAACCTGATACACCGACTCCCTCCAGATACGCAGGGAGATAGAAACCGACTATCGTCCCTTCAGTCCGATCAAAGGAGAAGACATGCTGGTCTGCAGTCACTTCGACAAGAGGCGGATACGGGGCCTCCTGCCGGTCTACGCTCCTGGCCGTGAGGTTGGCAAAGGTGCCTTCGACCACCACGGCGCACGGGAGATTCTCTGAGGGGAGTGCGTCCCGGATCGCCGCTTCGAGGGTCGGCAGATCGAGGGGCCCCGAGAGCTCGAGGGTGATGTCTGGACTGAAGGACGTGACCGATGCATAGGGAGTTCGTACCGTAGGATCAACAGCATGCACTGATCCGTCACCGCACACCTGCCAGGCCCTGCCGTCCAGGATGATCAACTCGCCGTCAAGGGTGTTGAGGGTACCGATCCCGGTGTCGCCCTTCTCCAGCAGGGTGC contains:
- a CDS encoding malate dehydrogenase produces the protein MAKVTIIGATGRLGSFASHPIAGIPRVDEVLLMGRPGRENLLAGLAHDLTDSCAARGIWTEISSSTREEDCADSDIIVITAGAPRHEGQDRIDLALANARIIRPIAESVGRHAPNAIVMMVTNPVDVMTAVALRYSGMEPKQVFGLGTHLDSMRLKALIADYFHVHVSEVHTRIIGEHGESMVPLWSATTIGGIRISNLPAFSGLPMDEMMQRVKSSGSFIIKNNGATIYGPGDAIATLVETILGNENRILTVSSYIKSEVHNVGDACIGVPARVNRRGVFPVPIRIEESELDAFRSSVGKIRAITGEILEKLE
- a CDS encoding elongation factor 1-beta translates to MGKVAVILKLMPESAEIPIEALKEAVRAAAPGVDDIQEEPIGFGLSALKVAAVIEDEEGATDALESELAGVEGIASAEITDVNRMI
- a CDS encoding zinc finger domain-containing protein: MAMEKCTSCNAPLAEGGATKFACPKCGNEIRRCPQCREQSIGYTCTKCGFQGP
- a CDS encoding amino acid kinase family protein, whose translation is METAVVVKIGGSLMDRAGAVVDEIIDAGRPALIVPGGGGFADAVRALDPPSTPAHWMAISAMEAYGWYLSSFGLHPTGDLVVPDRPSVLLPYTLMRARDPLPHSWEITSDTIAAWVAGELGIPLVMVKSVDGLTKDGTFVSEVFEPYACEEVDLSLLSYLFEHHIWAKIVNGRSAGRLAALLREERVVCTRVHPSI
- a CDS encoding phospholipase D-like domain-containing protein, yielding MLRRAPLCLLIALTLLAAPVAAVQIVEFCPDPYRAGEPDEYFVLEAEGSLDGVAVTDGEGTLKFPPNSMATGQVTVAREATGFLRTHGRLPDYEILDTDPTVSGVLGGGRFRLANKEDSIALLIDGATVQEVEWPEDVEAREGQVHFLEGGVWDPHPRLLGQSRFFPETFENATVTLFVSPDCSYEVFESALGTAKKRVEVNVYEFTHPGIAAMLAEAGDRGVEVSVLLEGGPVGGISPEEEAVAATLTAHGAEVRMMTSTPEAHAKYRFDHAKYFVVDNESVLITSENFKPSGIPEPGMRGNRGWGAWVEDTRVARYFATVYRWDTRGGDIAAAPTGGRPGEDGGYEEYDPAFSPLTVRGARVTPILAPETSSMVVNLIAEADEQVLIEQASIRNSTAGGPNRFLAAAIDAARRGVEVRVLLDAAWFNVEGAKDNDEMVTWINEVARTEKLPLEARCIDLDAAGLVKVHTKGVIVDNSSVLISSINWNDNSADFNREAGVIIEHPEAAGYFVAAFEADWEAGGQTLNETYDSRLIWAAGIVFVFFILYLLRRKRR
- a CDS encoding winged helix-turn-helix domain-containing protein yields the protein MHQTSLPPSSRKVLLILEDGGAMTHKDLVRNSSLAPRTVRYALKRLKENNLIIEKFNFKDARQIIYECRPQEVAEAI
- a CDS encoding single stranded DNA-binding domain-containing protein; this encodes MLDLPEKRALIILIGISTLLLLVHAGLDHVGSAAFATPWSPDVEDGTFVLLRGEVGNVRALSGGHLLAEVNGTRVFLPAGVAARVEVKEGTFVQVAGTVQTYQGKKEVVVRSASDLTLI
- a CDS encoding SLC13 family permease encodes the protein MKKTVGRVLGVLVFLALVFAPIDQTVLPTSARYVAAVTLLMIIWWITEAVPLEATALLPVVLFPALGVLTPTEATAPYADKVIFLFMGGFIIAMSMQRWGLHRRIALNIIKVVGTSPRRLILGFMIATAFLSMWISNTATAMMMIPIAIAIITTIIPNASTLLKDMTPQQRDFSEAIVISIAYAANIGGIATLIGTPPNGIFAAQMKALFPAAPAIDFFSWMKFGVPLVMIFIPLTWFWLTYGSYRHLPTKVAHAEDIIDHQMEDLGRMSRGERWTLMVFVLTALAWIFAKTKYLGDFTIPGLDMIFPGIHDSTIAIAGALLLFLLPVDRKKGIYTMDWEWAVKIPWGILILFGGGICLSVAFIKSGLANVIVEQLAMFGGLPIVLLVLIVGIAVSLLTEVTSNTAMASLMMPIMAVTSVSMGIHPYMLMLTVAVCTSMAFMLPVATPPNAVAYASGYIDMKDLMRSGWVLNFIGVGLWTFFIFTVVMWALGFTPALPDWATMPIK
- the budA gene encoding acetolactate decarboxylase gives rise to the protein MKPQEWKLALFLMVIAVAGIFASSSFYDSFAGNIGESETLFQVSTLSALLQGVYDGETEIGTLLEKGDTGIGTLNTLDGELIILDGRAWQVCGDGSVHAVDPTVRTPYASVTSFSPDITLELSGPLDLPTLEAAIRDALPSENLPCAVVVEGTFANLTARSVDRQEAPYPPLVEVTADQHVFSFDRTEGTIVGFYLPAYLEGVGVSGFHLHFLSDDRNGGGHLLGCTTERVRVLLDITPELDLSLPSRGPFLDLNLSGDQSEGIEAAEGGK